A stretch of DNA from Nitrosopumilus zosterae:
CAATATGGTTCACTTTTGATCTTATGGTTATTACTTCTGGTATGGTGATCATTGGATTTAGTATGGGTTTTACTCTAAGAAAACCTAAGGGATTTTAGCCAAGTTTTGCAGAAGGATACGAACCTAAAACTTTCATAAATAGTGTATCGTGTTTTATTTTTTCCAACATTTCTGAAATCTTTGAATCCTCTTTATGCCCTTCAAAATCCACATAGAAATTATATTCCCATGTGTTTGTTTTTGTTGGTCTTGATTCAATTTTTGTTAGATTTACATTATTTTTGTGAAAATTTTCTATAATCCGAAACAATGAGCCTGGCTCATGCTTTATTGAGAAAATTATTGATGTTTTGTCATTACCAGTAATTGGACTGTTTGTTTTTGACAAGATTAAAAATCTGGTATAATTATTTAGGTTATTTGTAATGTTACTGGAAATTATTGGCATTTCATAAATTTCTGCTGCGTTCTTACTTGCAATGCTTGCACAATTTCTTTTGTTTAATTCTTTAACGATTTTTACACTTCCTGCAGTATCATATGATGGAATTGTCTTCATACTGTGTTCTTCGATAAATTTTCTGCACTGTCCCAAAGCTTGTGGATGTGAGTAAACAGTATCCACCTCATCTAATCTGCCAATTCCAATTAAACAATGTTGAATTCTATGATAGACTTCTCCTATTGCATTTAGATCTGTAGAATACAATAAATCATAGCTTTCGCCAACGCTTCCTTCCAATGAATTCTCTACAGGTAAAATTGCATATTCTGTTTTATCTGATGATGTATTTTCTAATACTTCGGCAAATGTGGCAAACGAAACAGTATCTATTTCATTATTAAAAAATATTAGTGCCGCTGCTTCACTGTACGCACCTCGTTCACCTTGGAACGAAACATTTGTCATTTTTTATTCTCTCAATTTTATAAAATCGCTATTGCCGAAATTGGAAGAAAGTTTTCTTTCATCAATCCATGCACATTCTGTACATTTGATGGCATCACGCATTGGAACAACTTTTCCACCACATTTTCTACACTTTGTAAATAAAACCCCTAAATTTGGTTCACTAATTGTTGCATGAATTGTACCATTAAGATGATTTAGAATTTTTAATGCTACTATATCATTTACCAATGCAACATTTCTTATTCTTAAATTTCGTGTGGAACAAACACATTCTACTTTTGATGTAGTTGGTCTTCCATTAATGTAATCAATAGAAACCGCAATCATTGATGACATTACTGCTGCGACTGTCCCAATAACTATGTCATCTACTTGAGGAATTGATAGAAGTTTTGGATGTTTAATACTGGCAATTCGTGTTGTCTTGTCAATATCTTTTTCACCTATGGTTGCTGCTCTTACCATATCGCCATCATCAAAGGTGTTATTTCCAGCCTCATATTCTTCAATAGATGCTATTTTGTCTCCCGGAAATGTCGCATTTTCAGACATGCAGGGATTTTTGTTTTTATGATTATAATTGTTTGTGGTTTGAGCCTCTGTATTTTTTGCAAGTTCTACTGATTAGGAAAAAGGAGAAATCAAAACTAGTCCAGGTTCATCTGGAACAAATTTAATCATGGCAATATCTTTATCCAATACATTATTTTGAGACTCTAATTGACCCGGAATCTGACCATTTACTGTGACTAACATTTTTGATGCAACAAATTCTTTAGGAATGTATAATATTACATATTGTGGTTTATCAATAGAAAACGAGATCATTCCAATTTCAGGAATGAATTCAAAATTTGATACAACAGCAGGGCTTCGAATGTCAATCGTTTTAGTACCCTTGATGAATTGTGGTTGGAATTTCTCTCTGTTCTCTTTTGTTAGAGGATCATCTTCATATTTTTCTGAATCTTGAATCTCTAATCGCAATCCTTCAATGCAGTAATTTCTTGTATCTGGTTCTTCAATTAGGTTGCATAGTTCTTTACCCTTTTCAAAATCATGGTTTGTGAAAAATGCAAGTGTTGTTCCGGTAGACATACTGCATTCTACGTAATCATTTTTTTCAAGTTGCTTTGCATTACAAAGATTAGAAATCACATTCTTAGATATTCCGTCTCTTGTAAAAGCATTATCTGTATATTGCATCATGACACCTTTCACACACAAGATATCTTGATAAAACGACAAATCATCACATGATTCCAATGAAGAGTTTAGGTCATCTCCAAAATAATGAACAAATCCGTGCCCCAAACCATGAATGCAATCCTGATAGTTTGAAGAACCTATCAAGTCATCACATATTGTTTGATATGAATTTGGAAAAGATGCTTCAGATTTCCCAATATTGTGGAAGTAAGATGCTAGTACTCCATGAAAATAGCCTCCTCTACACATAGTACCGTCCATTCCTTGCAAGCTTTTTGTTACATCCCTAGTCTCATCGTATGCAACATGACCTATCTCATGAGATATAAAATGACAGTCATCCACCGTACCGATTTTCGACAGCGCTATTGATAATTCTAGTGCATCCAAGTTATTTTTCTCACTCTTTACAAGTTTGCCAAAAAACTGCGAATAGCAAACAAGACGTGATGTACTATCACCCATATATGCACATGTGTCTATGTCTTGAAGATATTTTATAGTCAAGATTTCTGAAGATAGTAATGGAGTAGAATCGTCAACATCCAAAATTCCATCATTGTCATCATCCGTGTCTTTATTTGAACCCACTCCATCAAAATCAAAATCAGACCAATCTAGAGGATCTGTGTCAAATTGATCAAGATAATCTGATACCATATCATTATCATCATTAGTATCACATTCATCACCCACTCCATCAAAATCAAAATCGGCCTGATCTGAATTTACGTTTAAAGGACAATTATCAATAGAATCCATTATGCTATCTTTATCCGAATCTGCAAATGTTGCAAATTCTGATAACAAAAAAGATACGCCAAAGGTAATTCCTAACAAAACAAGCAAGAATTTAATTTTCTTATCAACCACAAAGTATACCATTGAAGATGATTCGATATGGCGCTCCCTATATTTTAAATCATATGATAAAACTACTTTCTAGATACCATCTATAAACAAGAAATCATTATGTCCTATGATAGTTGTTAGTACACAATACAAGTCCTTTATTTTATTATGATAATCTGACAGAACTTTGGTAAATCATATAACCAGAAAAAGTTTGAAATAATCATGAAAGCTCTAGTGTATGATGAGTATACCACAGATGACGACTTTTCTAAAATCTTAAAAATTAAAGATCTCCCATTACCCAAACCAAAATCTAATGAGGTAGTTTTCAAAGTAAACGCAGCAGCATTAAACTATGATGATATTTGGGGAATGAGGGGAAAACCATTGGCCATTCCATTACCTCACATTTCTGGAACAGATGCTGCAGGTGAAGTAATTGCAGTAGGTAAGGATGTAAAAAACGTCAAAGTTGGTGATAGAATAGTCTCTCATGGAAATATGTCATGCAGAGTTTGCAAAGCATGTACTGATGGACGAGAATATGATTGCAGAAAGCGAGCAATATGGGGTTTTGAAACAGGTCCACTTTGGGGTGGCTATTGTGAATATACACATCTTCCAGAAGTAAATGTTGTAAAAATCCCTGATGGTGTTTCATATGATGAGGCAGCAGCCGCTTCAATGACTTTGTTGACATCATGGCATATGTTGGTAGGAAGAGCAAAAATTCAACCAGGACAGATTGTTCTGGTTATGGGTGGAAGTTCAGGTGTTGGAAACTATGGAATTCAAATTGCAAAACTTTTTGGGTGTATTGTAATTGCTACTGCCAGTCCTGACAAATTGGATAAACTATTGGAACTAGGAGCTGATTTTGCAGTAGATCATAGAAAAGAAGACTGGCATAAAGAGGTTAGATCAATTGCAAAAAAAATTCCAAAACAATATGGGGATGTTCCTGGAGTTGATGTGATTTTTGAGCATATTGGTGGTACTCATTGGAACAAAGAACTCACCCTGTTAAATTATGGTGGAACCATTGTCACCACTGGTGCAACTACAGGTTATGATGCAAAAACTGATCTTCGTCATATTTTCTTTAAGGGAATTAACATTTTAGGCTCTACTCAAGGAACTAGATCTGAATTAGAACAAGGTCTCTACTGGATGTCACAAGGAAAAATAAAATCTGTAATTGATTCGGTATTTCCATTGGAAGAAGCCGCAGAAGCTCACAGAAAGATGCTTACAGGTAAAGGACTATTTGGAAAAATCATTATGAGACCAAATTCTGATTAATAATGACTGATCCTAAAATAGATTCAATCTTAGATGAAGGTAATAGATTATTTTTACAAGGAAAACTAAAAGAAGCAATTATCTACTATGATGAAATTTTAAATGAAAATCCTTTGCATCTTAGCTCTCTTAACAATAAGGGATATGCTCTGAGCAAACTCAAGGATTATGAAAATGCTATGAAGTGTTATGATGCTGCATTACAAACATTCCCTGATGATCTTTCAGTCTTGATTAACAAAGTTTCATCATTTCGTAAACTGGGAAATTTTTCCAAAGCTCTATCACTTTGTGATGAAATTCTAAAAAATA
This window harbors:
- the pheA gene encoding prephenate dehydratase, which produces MTNVSFQGERGAYSEAAALIFFNNEIDTVSFATFAEVLENTSSDKTEYAILPVENSLEGSVGESYDLLYSTDLNAIGEVYHRIQHCLIGIGRLDEVDTVYSHPQALGQCRKFIEEHSMKTIPSYDTAGSVKIVKELNKRNCASIASKNAAEIYEMPIISSNITNNLNNYTRFLILSKTNSPITGNDKTSIIFSIKHEPGSLFRIIENFHKNNVNLTKIESRPTKTNTWEYNFYVDFEGHKEDSKISEMLEKIKHDTLFMKVLGSYPSAKLG
- a CDS encoding exosome complex RNA-binding protein Csl4; this encodes MSENATFPGDKIASIEEYEAGNNTFDDGDMVRAATIGEKDIDKTTRIASIKHPKLLSIPQVDDIVIGTVAAVMSSMIAVSIDYINGRPTTSKVECVCSTRNLRIRNVALVNDIVALKILNHLNGTIHATISEPNLGVLFTKCRKCGGKVVPMRDAIKCTECAWIDERKLSSNFGNSDFIKLRE
- a CDS encoding thrombospondin type 3 repeat-containing protein; amino-acid sequence: MVDKKIKFLLVLLGITFGVSFLLSEFATFADSDKDSIMDSIDNCPLNVNSDQADFDFDGVGDECDTNDDNDMVSDYLDQFDTDPLDWSDFDFDGVGSNKDTDDDNDGILDVDDSTPLLSSEILTIKYLQDIDTCAYMGDSTSRLVCYSQFFGKLVKSEKNNLDALELSIALSKIGTVDDCHFISHEIGHVAYDETRDVTKSLQGMDGTMCRGGYFHGVLASYFHNIGKSEASFPNSYQTICDDLIGSSNYQDCIHGLGHGFVHYFGDDLNSSLESCDDLSFYQDILCVKGVMMQYTDNAFTRDGISKNVISNLCNAKQLEKNDYVECSMSTGTTLAFFTNHDFEKGKELCNLIEEPDTRNYCIEGLRLEIQDSEKYEDDPLTKENREKFQPQFIKGTKTIDIRSPAVVSNFEFIPEIGMISFSIDKPQYVILYIPKEFVASKMLVTVNGQIPGQLESQNNVLDKDIAMIKFVPDEPGLVLISPFS
- a CDS encoding zinc-binding dehydrogenase, with translation MKALVYDEYTTDDDFSKILKIKDLPLPKPKSNEVVFKVNAAALNYDDIWGMRGKPLAIPLPHISGTDAAGEVIAVGKDVKNVKVGDRIVSHGNMSCRVCKACTDGREYDCRKRAIWGFETGPLWGGYCEYTHLPEVNVVKIPDGVSYDEAAAASMTLLTSWHMLVGRAKIQPGQIVLVMGGSSGVGNYGIQIAKLFGCIVIATASPDKLDKLLELGADFAVDHRKEDWHKEVRSIAKKIPKQYGDVPGVDVIFEHIGGTHWNKELTLLNYGGTIVTTGATTGYDAKTDLRHIFFKGINILGSTQGTRSELEQGLYWMSQGKIKSVIDSVFPLEEAAEAHRKMLTGKGLFGKIIMRPNSD
- a CDS encoding tetratricopeptide repeat protein — protein: MTDPKIDSILDEGNRLFLQGKLKEAIIYYDEILNENPLHLSSLNNKGYALSKLKDYENAMKCYDAALQTFPDDLSVLINKVSSFRKLGNFSKALSLCDEILKNNPNYNIALYHKERILFSMGKFDESILCCNSILNDYPNNGDVLFDKSCNLAMLSKIDEALDMLERAISQGLQYKIKAKKSKSFEKLFDNSRFNSMVM